The genomic stretch GGGGTCTTTCGGAGACTCGCTGTGGAGGTAGAGGTACCAGTCAACGGCTCGTTTGGCGTGGTCGTCGGTGAGACCACGGTGATCGCGTAGAAGGTGCTTGAGACCGGCATTGATTCCGCCTTCCAAGGGGCTGGTGGTGCGGTCGATCTTGTGCTCGTTGGTGGCGGCGGTGAGCCAAGTGAACAGGTGCCCATTTTTCAATACCGTGGCCAGTGTTCCGCGGGCCCGACGCAGGCGTAGATGTGTAAACCACCATTGCTGGTTCGTGCCGATATGGGAGGGCCTCTCGCCGTTCTTCTTCGCGTAGGTTCGGGTCTTCAAGAAGGACTCCCAGCGTGCTTCCCAGGAAGCGAATTCCCCGGCCCAGACAGCGGCTTGGTCAAGGTCTTGGATCGGTGTCAGGGCCTTGGCTAGTGCCAGTAATTCCTTGCCGGCATCGAGGTTTGGGCGCATCGTGAGGTGTGTTCGAATGTTCTGCTGGATATGAAAAAGACACCGTTGCACCTTCGTCTCTGGCCAGTGCTCGCGCAGCGCACTTTCCAGGCCTTTGTGCCCGTCAACGATCGCGACCGCAGGTGCCGGGATTTGTTGCAGCAGGGCAGACCAGGACGCATTCTTTTCTCTGTCGCACCACTGCCAGGCGATGACGTGGTTGCCGGTGTAGGCGACCAGCACGCACCAGTCGTTGAAGTACGTTCCGTCAAGCATGATCTGGGGGTGTATGTCGCCGCTCACGACGGCTGTAGGGGGCACCGTCCAGCACCAGGCACTCTGACGCCTAAAGGTGCGTGCGGAGCCTGCATGGGCTTCCTGACGGTCCTTGCCGGTGATCCAGGACAGGAACGCTGTGAACTCTGCTTTCTTGCTGACATCGACACGTGACTGGGTGCTGGAAGCACCACAGGACTTGCACCGCCACCTAGTTCTTCCCGCGCTGGTCTTGCCATTCTTTACGAGCTTCTTAGTACATACACCACACCTGGGGTGATTCTTGGGAACTGTCACCGTACATGCTTTCAAAGCATGTACAGGGCCCTGCATCCCATATGATTACTGGCCAAAAGCCACTTTTCATACACACATTCTGGCCGCTAACCCCGTTACGCCGGCCTCTGCGCGTCACATGCGGCAGGTTCAGCTCCAGCGGACCCGCCATGGGTAGGATCAACATTGGCGAGGGGTTCCCCGGGATCTGCCGCCGCCCATCCAATGGCTTTGAGAGCGGAGACTGCACCATGACGATTGATCTGGAAGGGTGGGCGTGGCTGCTGCTGGCCGTCCACATAGTTCTCGGCGTCGCCGCTGTCATTTACATTTCCGCCCGCCGGCGCCCCTCCACGGCCATTGCGTGGACGTTGGCGATCATCTTCATCCCATACGTCGGCTTTCTCGTGTTCATGCTGGTTGGGTTTTCCAGCCTCCCCAAGGCTCGGCGGGAGAAGCAGCAGTATGTCAACAACTTGATTTTGGAACGCACAGAGGGCTTTGACCAGCTCAGCCACAAGGACGAATGGCCCGACGGGCTGGCCGGGCTCGTCACCCTGAACAGCAAGCTCGGTGCGTTGCCCATGGTGGGCGGCAACTCCGTGGAGCTGCTGCCTGACTACGTCAGCTCCATCCACGCGATGGCCGCGGAGGTGGACCGGGCGGAAAAGTACGTGAACGTGCAGTTCTACATCCTGGTGGCGGATGAAACCACCACGCCGTTCTTTGACGCGCTGGAACGGGCGGTTGCGCGCGGGGTGGTGGTCCGTGTCATGGGCGACCACCTGTCGTCGCTGATGAACCCCGGGCGGAAGGTGACCCTGGCACGCCTGGCGGCGATGGGCGCCGAATACCACGACATGCTGCCGCTGCGTCCATGGAAGGGCGACTACCAGCGCATCGACCTGCGCAACCACCGCAAATTGATGGTGGTGGACGGGGCCGTCGGGTTCACCGGCTCGCAGAACATGGTGGATTCCTCCTACAACAAGAAGTCCAACCTGAAACGGGGCCTGCGCTGGCACGACCTCATGATGCGGGTGACCGGGCCGGTGGTGCGCGAAATTGATGCCGTGTTCATCACCGACTGGTACAGCGAGACGGACGAGCTGCTGGTCCTGGACACCACCCCGGTGGTCCTCGACGCGGACCCGTCCCGGGTGGATGCCCAGATTGTGCCGAGCGGACCCAGCTTTGAAAACGACAACAACCTGAAGTTGTTTGTTTCGATGATCCATCTCGCCACCGAGCGCGTGAGCATCACGAGCCCGTACTTTGTGCCCGAAGAATCGATCATGATGGCCATCGTCACGGCCGCCGGACGCGGGCTCTCCGTGGAGCTGTTCGTGTCCGAAATTGGCGACCAGGCCCTTGTCTACCATGCCCAGCGCTCCTACTATGAGAAGCTGCTGCGGGCCGGGGTCAAGATCTATATGTACAGGGCGCCGGAAGTGCTCCATGCCAAGCACTTCAGCGTGGACTCCGACGTTGCAGTCATCGGCTCCTCCAACATGGACGTGCGGTCTTTCTCGCTCAACATGGAAATCTCCATGATGGTCCACAGCGAAAAGTTTGTGCAGGAGCTGCGCGAAATTGAGGACGGCTACCGGGCCAACAGCAAGGAGCTCAAGCTCCAGGAGTGGATCAACCGGCCCGCCAAGCAAAAGTTCTGGGACAGCGCAGCCAGGCTGACCTCCTACCTGCAATAGCGCTGCCGCACTGCCACCAACTGCGGGCCGGTTCTAGAACGGCCAAAAGACAGGGACAAGGAAGACGGCAACCGCCAGGTAGAGGACCATGATGACGGCGCCGAACTTCCAGTAGTCCCCGAACTTGTAGCCGGCCGGGAGCATGATCATCATGTTGGCCGGGGTGGCGATGGGGGTCAGCAGTGCTGCGGACGAGGCCACGCTGACGCACATGAGCACCGTCAGTGGGGAGAGTCCCGCCTCCGTGGCCACGGACATCGAAATGGGGATGATGATCAGTGCCGTGGCCGTGTTGCTGATGAGTTGGCCCAGCACTGCCGTGACGACGAAGATGCCGGCGAGGAGCAGGTAGGGGCTGCCGCCGCCCGTGAGAGAGACGATGCCGTCGGCCAGCATTTTCGCCGTGCCGGTCTGCGTGATGGCGGCCGACAGCGGGATCATCCCTCCCACCAGGATCAGGGTCTGCCACGCCATGGAACGGTGCGCCTGGCCGATGGTCACCAACCGGGCCAGGACCATGGCCATGGCCGCCAGCAGGGCTGCAACGGCCGCGGGAACAATGTTGGTGGTCATCATGATGACCATCGCGGCCAGGATGGCCAATGCCGGAATGGCGCCGGGGCCCAGTGGCACGGTCTGGCGACGGATGGCATCGGGGGAGTCCACCAGCAGCACATCCGCATCCAGCGTGTGCTTGTCGAGCGCACCCCAGCTGCCCTGCAGGAGGAGCGTGTCGCCTGACTTGACCTCGGTGGGTGCCGCCGCCAAGGAGGTGCCGCCCGCTGCCTTGCCGGCCCGCTGGTGGGCAAGCACCACGAGGGAACCGCTTT from Arthrobacter stackebrandtii encodes the following:
- a CDS encoding IS1249 family transposase; this translates as MTVPKNHPRCGVCTKKLVKNGKTSAGRTRWRCKSCGASSTQSRVDVSKKAEFTAFLSWITGKDRQEAHAGSARTFRRQSAWCWTVPPTAVVSGDIHPQIMLDGTYFNDWCVLVAYTGNHVIAWQWCDREKNASWSALLQQIPAPAVAIVDGHKGLESALREHWPETKVQRCLFHIQQNIRTHLTMRPNLDAGKELLALAKALTPIQDLDQAAVWAGEFASWEARWESFLKTRTYAKKNGERPSHIGTNQQWWFTHLRLRRARGTLATVLKNGHLFTWLTAATNEHKIDRTTSPLEGGINAGLKHLLRDHRGLTDDHAKRAVDWYLYLHSESPKDPWTFVKPSHWQPQRKQSTTIEEPIGPALYDTAFSPEDGNGIQQGWGRRSR
- the cls gene encoding cardiolipin synthase translates to MTIDLEGWAWLLLAVHIVLGVAAVIYISARRRPSTAIAWTLAIIFIPYVGFLVFMLVGFSSLPKARREKQQYVNNLILERTEGFDQLSHKDEWPDGLAGLVTLNSKLGALPMVGGNSVELLPDYVSSIHAMAAEVDRAEKYVNVQFYILVADETTTPFFDALERAVARGVVVRVMGDHLSSLMNPGRKVTLARLAAMGAEYHDMLPLRPWKGDYQRIDLRNHRKLMVVDGAVGFTGSQNMVDSSYNKKSNLKRGLRWHDLMMRVTGPVVREIDAVFITDWYSETDELLVLDTTPVVLDADPSRVDAQIVPSGPSFENDNNLKLFVSMIHLATERVSITSPYFVPEESIMMAIVTAAGRGLSVELFVSEIGDQALVYHAQRSYYEKLLRAGVKIYMYRAPEVLHAKHFSVDSDVAVIGSSNMDVRSFSLNMEISMMVHSEKFVQELREIEDGYRANSKELKLQEWINRPAKQKFWDSAARLTSYLQ